One window of the Cataglyphis hispanica isolate Lineage 1 chromosome 13, ULB_Chis1_1.0, whole genome shotgun sequence genome contains the following:
- the LOC126854301 gene encoding muscle M-line assembly protein unc-89-like isoform X2, which translates to MEMESLENKKAVGRSERDETDYIFRTNEERFQKRREEKRIREDETARLLWEEGQKLRKRQEEEIFRNKERRKEQIRESEWSRRRENESDRFLKNMLETKYKPDKSTAMFFDVDYSREYTSRFDSGISTLSSTSRSYSWRDSLTSLTRTRIDDYWDHKLHDSFMDKYYFDTGSSYRRRKKRENRMIRARSTSLLKYEDYSTGDSDATIVPSTRRIRPFRRTKTEAIPRINLDIYEFPSSYAGFGQTEDLPWDKPKKPSFCTRLTNRIVGIGMRTRLTCTVLGNPEPRVYWTRDGQKLDVSDSRCKTRYENGMAYLELYDALPTDAGIYACVAENTHGISSTESTLSVYSDYKPTHSPPTFVKSIKDTYRYSDQKLILECRVRAHPTPSISWLKDGGRILEGERYEQIYLDDDVYRLEIANPNAADNGRYTCRAVNELHSEEISHMVHIEDWRSTSRYDLKSSDETGSELTRLPRFSNLLKDYNVPAGGTIALQVEVKGTPAPEVRWLRGDRKEPIAISKARTFAERGLHTLIVPEATESERGTYVCRAINAYGQVDTSATVDVISSSTIDGGKPAVFVSRPSKKSIDVTVGEDVSISFRVSGTPKPRVNWMKGLTDITDGPRSYKESIDDYVRLTLKRAVPSDEGTYCILVKNRYGCDRSFFSIKVKQRARSLTPSPDWNSVTERDAGEEHDDDMSYVRNVPGPISSEPVAVDGGKNWLSLTWGKAERRGPAPVIAYKVDAWLLGSDGGARWVELGITPINAFDAFNLRPGGEYKFRVTPRNRYGWGEPVTMTNSVLVSESTDLPEFTKILPGQLKALERTSIKLECEIRGDSKIDVRWYRETTEIDQHSDPRFAIHRNGSKCFLTIANIREDDSGRYVCEANNKIGKVSSFSRVLVVNDPRIIEADIKLRTNLSIEPEDKPPQFTMRIRDRRVQTTYPVRLTCQVIGHPVPEITWYKNEAKISQDDRHIFWDDDSNFHTLEIIHSTLDDSGCYMVTARNVNGSVSCRCNLVVDKGIRAYVAPEFFRGLDAAYTIQSGGELRMSAQLEAYPSVGVVWHRDGIRLRPNRRAVMTLSHDGTVQFSLPNITARDAGVYSCTATNAVGHAETSTRVAVIADAIPDQSSIDGSFNVMSASPDIPYSKEPLFVTKPLSTEAVEGDTVVIFCEVVGDPKPEVIWLRDFLKPDYYKDAPHFRLVGAGPQYRLEIPYAKLNFTGTYSVIARNCHGEAKAVISLQIYAKGQGKEEQTQKSHGKVMTLPIIKRELRDLRCCDGDAVSLECKVYATPEPPFIRWERGGKIIAMTGDFATEFDGETARLSIQHVYPEDEGEYTCVAYNDLGKAYTSACLVVDVPEGKENILSQRLTRPVGLLSSGSTPRSTPRSTPIRSLSPAVSHGREFRSPQVLPRGGTSSKRPKVCPPKFYAVPHNRLVQEGETVRFQCAVIGHPTPWVRWDKNGSIVTPSARISIKERDDVKILEIVDVMREDAALYRVTAENDFGRIEASARLEVISRYESTSRTIRTRSASPRTYPSFDRSLLSTTSRISERLQLECRIRGTPSVTPTWYRNGRPLERSARIKRYFDSTTARIEISKVKASDAGEYTCVATNVLGSTRSTCEVTILDPRDSSIADKDAPRFLRLLPEESIVMENHCHEFQTGITGTPPFAITWSKDGRELPDNDYYKYVIYGDGGIALRLSEVRPQDAGEYTCVVRNDFGVASCSSLFAVQDYKDVPKLALQFTKTPLSVIGVKGATACFCVRTQCEKTVELTWTINGKDARENTKCKIERDGNVSILRIRDICSRDTGEIRCTASVNGKGPSISCVANLRLQRSLDDRSSPPVVAMTKPEDIQSHAQAKLSLTNINNTGMPEKITELSSLKHRRRREESPTRIRSSSFPRRIVSYAKNVSPLPARKCVLNKASADIEKSRFGSDLSRQRITKKNLDNNVEISNDRKLSSSLNETNETDISMNLLSPKKTEVNLDTNIVSNEERAETLLEELMKATIVKDPADVTVFKGNSAVVRITYQGRPEPTIKWLRVNRELQPDEKIKIISGNGTSCLTIDNVTYDHAGKYEVSVENLLGKERRFFSLAVEGPPEPVADKPSVNLSTGQATIVWRSPPYDGGRTVIGYTVEAKHTGESPWTVIAESCHSLSYTVLSAETNSVTPGESYRFRVRAENIHGLSNPSMESDPVRIPKQGETMLQEEDEDEFEPSFAARTVEPEEGKLFGERYNVLEELGKGRYGIVKKVIEQATGMSFAAKFVKTIKAKDREQVREEIKIMNALRHPKLLLLAAAYESPRETILITEYISGGELFERVVADDFTLTERDSILFMRQICQGVEYMHKNKIVHLDLKPENIMCRTRTSHQIKLIDFGLAQTLKSDTPIRVLFGTPEFIPPEIISYEPIGTESDMWSVGVICYVLLTGLSPFMGDNDAETFANITRADYDLEDEAFDAISNNAKDFISGLLIKRKELRMSATQCLEHPWIAQHITTMSRIVLPTEKLKKFIIRRKWQLPMRIRTQGY; encoded by the exons ATGGAAATGGAAagcttagaaaataaaaaagccgTGGGACGATCCGAAAGAGATGAaactgattatatatttagaacaaACGAGGAAAGGTTTcagaaaagaagagaggaaaagagaatcAGAGAAGACGAAACTGCTAGATTATTATGGGAAGAAGgacaaaaattacgaaaaagaCAAGAGGAAGAAATATTCaggaataaagaaagaagaaaggagcAAATAAGAGAAAGCGAATGGTCCAGAAGACGTGAAAACGAATCCGATCGCTTCCTTAAAAACATGTTGGAAACCAAATACAAGCCCGACAAATCGACCGCAATGTTTTTCGACGTCGATTATTCGCGAGAGTATACTTCACGATTTGATTCTGGTATTTCGACGCTTTCTAGCACTTCCAGATCGTACAGCTGGAGAGATTCTTTAACGTCATTAACTAGAACAAGAATCGACGACTACTGGGATCATAAATTACACGACTCTTTTatggataaatattatttcgacaCAGGATCGTCGTACAGAAGGcgcaagaaaagagaaaaccgTATGATTCGCGCGAGATCGACGAGTTTGCTGAAATACGAAGACTATTCAACCGGAGATAGTGATGCTACCATTGTACCTAGCACTCGACGTATTCGACCCTTCCGACGCACAAAAACGGAAGCTATCCCACGTATCAATCTCGACATTTACGAATTTCCTTCTAGCTACGCTGGCTTCGGTCAAACTGAA GATCTTCCGTGGGACAAACCAAAAAAGCCATCGTTTTGCACGAGACTGACGAACAGAATCGTAGGAATTGGCATGAGAACAAGATTGACCTGCACCGTTCTTGGTAATCCGGAACCGCGCGTCTACTGGACTAGAGATGGCCAAAAGTTAGATGTATCAGATAGTCGGTGCAAAACGCGATACGAGAACGGTATGGCTTATCTGGAATTATACGACGCACTTCCCACAGACGCCGGAATATATGCGTGCGTAGCTGAGAATACACACGGCATTTCGAGCACCGAATCCACCTTGAGCGTTTACTCCGATTATAAACCTACGCATTCGCCTCCAACATTTGTAAAATCGATTAAAG ACACTTACCGATATTCCGATCAGAAGCTCATCTTGGAATGTCGTGTACGAGCACATCCGACTCCTTCGATTTCTTGGTTGAAAGACGGGGGGCGGATTCTTGAGGGCGAGCGTTACGAGCAGATCTATCTCGACGATGATGTGTATCGATTAGAGATAGCGAATCCTAATGCCGCAGATAATGGACGATACACGTGTCGTGCGGTAAACGAGCTGCACAGCGAGGAAATATCTCATATGGTTCACATCGAAG atTGGCGATCCACGAGCCGATACGATCTAAAATCGAGCGATGAAACTGGATCAGAATTAACGCGACTACCACGATTCTCCAATCTATTAAAGGATTACAACGTGCCCGCTGGGGGCACCATTGCTCTTCAAGTAGAAGTTAAAG GTACACCAGCTCCGGAAGTAAGATGGTTACGCGGTGATCGGAAGGAGCCGATAGCCATATCGAAGGCGAGAACCTTCGCCGAGCGTGGACTTCACACATTAATTGTACCCGAGGCGACAGAATCGGAAAGAGGCACATACGTGTGTAGAGCGATCAATGCTTACGGACAAGTGGACACGTCGGCGACAGTAGACGTAATATCATCGAGCACTATCGATGGCGGAAAACCGGCGGTGTTCGTCTCGAGACCGTCCAAAAAATCGATTGACGTGACAGTCGGTGAAGACGTCAGTATATCCTTCCGAGTCAGCGGTACCCCTAAGCCACGag TAAACTGGATGAAAGGATTAACGGACATCACGGACGGACCGAGATCGTACAAGGAGAGTATTGATGATTATGTCAGATTAACGTTAAAAAGAGCCGTACCTTCTGATGAAGGTACCTATTGCATTCTTGTTAAGAATAGATATGGCTGCGACAGAAGCTTCTTCTCGATCAAG GTGAAGCAACGCGCTAGGTCATTGACCCCATCGCCAGATTGGAATTCCGTTACCGAGCGTGACGCAGGCGAAGAGCACGATGATGACATGTCATATGTGAGAA ACGTACCTGGTCCGATTAGTAGCGAGCCCGTCGCCGTTGATGGCGGAAAGAATTGGTTGTCGCTGACTTGGGGTAAAGCAGAGAGAAGAGGACCAGCTCCGGTAATCGCTTATAAAGTCGACGCTTGGCTTCTTGGAAGTGACGGAGGTGCACGATGGGTAGAG CTGGGAATCACGCCGATCAACGCGTTCGACGCGTTCAATTTGCGACCGGGTGGAGAGTACAAGTTCCGCGTAACCCCGCGAAATCGTTACGGATGGGGCGAACCGGTTACCATGACGAATTCAGTTTTAGTGAGCGAAAGTACAGATCTTCCGGAATTCACGAAAATCTTACCGGGTCAATTGAAAGCTCTCGAGAGAACGTCGATAAAATTGGAATGTGAG ATTCGCGGTGATTCCAAGATAGATGTACGATGGTACCGTGAAACAACGGAAATAGATCAGCACAGTGACCCAAGATTCGCGATACATCGCAATGGTTCCAAATGTTTCTTAACAATTGCGAATATCAGAGAGGATGATTCCGGGAGGTATGTTTGCGAGGCAAACAACAAGATCGGTAAAGTATCGTCGTTCTCTAGGGTTCTCGTCGTTAACGATCCAAGAATTATCGAGGCTGATATAAAACTCAGAACAAA TTTGAGCATCGAACCGGAAGATAAACCGCCGCAATTCACCATGAGAATACGGGACAGGCGAGTGCAGACAACTTATCCGGTAAGGCTTACCTGTCAAGTTATTGGGCATCCCGTTCCAGAGATTACATGGTATAAGAATGAAGCAAAGATCTCCCAAGACG ATCGTCATATCTTCTGGGACGACGACTCAAACTTCCACACCCTGGAAATAATTCATTCTACCCTCGACGATTCCGGATGTTACATGGTGACAGCGAGGAATGTAAACGGCTCGGTATCTTGTCGATGTAATCTTGTGGTGGATAAGGGAATTCGAGCTTACGTTGCCCCAGAGTTTTTTCGCGGTCTCGACGCAGCTTACACAATTCAATCTGGCGGGGAGCTGCGAATGTCCGCGCAACTCGAAGCTTATCCGAGTGTTGGTGTCGTCTG gCATCGCGATGGTATTCGACTACGACCTAATAGAAGAGCCGTAATGACATTGAGCCACGACGGTACTGTCCAATTCTCTCTGCCTAACATCACTGCGCGAGATGCCGGAGTTTACAGCTGCACCGCGACGAATGCAGTCGGTCATGCGGAGACATCGACCAGGGTGGCTGTCATCGCGGATGCAATTCCGGATCAATCGTCCATTGATGGATCATTCAACGTTATGAGTGCATCTCCGGATATACC ATATTCCAAGGAGCCACTTTTTGTCACGAAACCATTATCAACCGAAGCAGTTGAGGGAGATACGGTCGTCATATTCTGCGAAGTCGTCGGAGATCCTAAGCCCGAAGTAATATGGCTGCGCGATTTTCTAAAG CCCGATTATTACAAGGACGCGCCTCATTTCCGGCTGGTGGGCGCAGGACCACAATATCGGTTGGAAATACCTTACGCCAAACTCAACTTCACTGGAACGTATTCCGTGATCGCTCGCAACTGTCATGGGGAAGCTAAAGCTGTAATTTCCCTGCAAATTTATGCCAAAG GTCAAGGCAAAGAGGAACAAACACAAAAATCTCACGG AAAAGTGATGACCCTTCCGATTATAAAAAGGGAACTGCGAGATCTCAGGTGCTGCGACGGTGACGCTGTCTCTCTGGAGTGTAAAGTTTACGCCACGCCGGAACCGCCGTTTATTCGTTGGGAACGAGGAGGCAAA ATTATAGCTATGACGGGCGATTTCGCCACCGAGTTCGATGGCGAAACGGCGCGATTAAGTATTCAGCACGTCTATCCAGAGGATGAAGGAGAGTACACGTGTGTGGCTTACAACGACCTTGGGAAAGCGTATACATCGGCGTGCCTAGTTGTGGATG TACCCGAGGGAAAGGAAAATATACTGAGTCAAAGATTGACGAGGCCAGTAGGTCTACTATCGTCAGGATCAACGCCGAGATCGACACCGCGATCCACGCCAATCAGGAGTTTATCACCGGCGGTTTCac ACGGACGCGAATTCAGATCACCGCAAGTTTTGCCGCGAGGCGGCACGTCGTCGAAACGACCGAAGGTTTGCCCACCGAAATTTTACGCGGTGCCGCACAATCGTCTGGTCCAGGAAGGCGAGACTGTACGTTTCCAGTGCGCGGTGATCGGTCATCCCACGCCTTGGGTAAGATGGGACAAGAACGGTAGCATCGTGACACCGAGTGCGAGGATCTCCATCAAGGAACGAGACGATGTTAAGATACTTGAGATTGTTGATGTAATGCGGGAGGATGCCGCTCTCTATAGAGTAACGGCGGAGAACGATTTTGGTCGGATCGAGGCCAGCGCTCGTCTTGAAGTAATAA GTCGATATGAATCGACAAGTCGGACTATCAGGACTAGAAGCGCTTCACCTAGGACTTATCCTTCCTTCGATCGGAGCCTACTGTCAACTACTAGTAGAATAAGCGAACGTTTGCAGCTGGAATGCCGCATAAGAGGAACACCGAGTGTAACGCCGACGTGGTACAG aaaTGGACGACCTTTGGAACGATCTGCTagaataaagagatattttgacAGCACGACGGCTAGAATCGAAATATCGAAAGTAAAGGCCAGTGACGCGGGTGAATATACCTGTGTAGCGACCAATGTCCTTGGATCAACGAGAAGTACTTGTGAG GTAACCATATTAGATCCGCGCGATTCGTCTATTGCGGACAAGGACGCACCGCGATTTCTCCGATTATTGCCGGAAGAGTCGATTGTCATGGAAAATCATTGTCATGAATTTCAGACAGGAATCACag GCACACCTCCTTTCGCGATCACGTGGTCCAAGGACGGTCGCGAGTTACCTgacaatgattattataaatacgttATATATGGAGACGGTGGCATTGCTCTTAGATTATCCGAGGTTCGCCCGCAAGACGCCGGTGAATACACCTGCGTTGTGCGAAATGATTTCGGTGTTGCGTCCTGCAGTAGCCTCTTTGCTGTTCAAG ACTACAAAGACGTTCCCAAATTGGCattacaatttacaaaaacTCCACTATCAGTAATCGGCGTTAAAGGCGCTACCGCTTGTTTCTGTGTTCGAACGCAGTGTGAAAAAACCGTGGAACTTACTTGGACGATTAACGGGAAAGACGCTAGAGAAAATACAAAGTGTAag atCGAAAGAGATGGCAATGTCAGCATTTTGAGAATACGCGACATATGTTCGCGCGATACAGGAGAGATTAGATGCACAGCTTCCGTAAACGGAAAGGGTCCATCCATCAGTTGCGTTGCCAATCTGCGATTACAACGTTCGCTGGACGACAGAAGCTCCCCGCCAGTTGTTGCAATGACAAAGCCCGAAGATATTCAATCTCATGCACAGGCTAAGCTATCGTTAACGAACATTAATAACACAGGCATGCCAGAAAAAATCACGGAGCTATCGTCATTAAAACATCGACGACGACGTGAGGAATCACCGACGCGAATCAGATCGTCTTCGTTTCCACGGCGGATCGTATCTTACGCTAAGAATGTTTCTCCTTTGCCAGCGAGAAAATGCGTTCTTAACAAAGCGTCAGCTGATATTGAGAAATCACGATTTGGAAGCGATCTATCGCGACaaagaattacaaaaaagaatttagatAATAACGTAGAAATTTCGAACGATCGAAAATTGTCATCGTCATTAAACGAGACAAATGAGACGGATATCTCgatgaatttattatcacCAAAGAAAACGGAAGTTAATTTAGATACTAATATCGTATCGAATGAAGAGCGTGCGGAAACACTCCTAGAAGAGTTGATGAAAGCTACGATAGTAAAAGATCCAGCTGACGTTACAGTATTTAAAGGAAACAGCGCAGTAGTCAGAATAACTTATCAAGGACGTCCCGAACCGACAATTAAATGGCTTCGAGTG aatcgCGAACTGCAGCCAGAtgagaagattaaaataatcagcGGGAACGGTACGTCTTGCCTGACAATAGACAATGTGACATATGACCACGCTGGAAAATACGAAGTCTCAGTGGAAAATTTATTGGGCAAGGAACGAAGATTTTTCAGTTTAGCTGTGGAAG GTCCACCCGAGCCAGTCGCGGATAAACCGAGTGTGAACCTTAGCACTGGCCAAGCTACGATCGTTTGGAGATCGCCACCTTACGACGGAGGTCGCACGGTGATCGGATATACGGTGGAAGCGAAACACACCGGTGAAAGCCCGTGGACGGTAATTGCCGAGTCTTGTCATTCGCTGAGTTATACGGTATTGTCAGCTGAAACGAATTCTGTGACACCGGGTGAGAGTTACCGTTTTCGCGTCCGAGCTGAAAATATTCACGGTCTTAGCAATCCTAGCATGGAGTCTGATCCGGTCAGAATCCCGAAACAAGGAGAAACAATGTTGCAAGAGGAAGACGAAG acgaaTTCGAACCGAGCTTTGCAGCTCGTACAGTAGAACCGGAAGAGGGAAAACTTTTCGGCGAAAGATACAATGTTCTTGAAGAGCTAGGAAAAGGGCGATACGGTATAGTTAAAAAGGTCATCGAACAAGCGACGGGCATGAGTTTCGCTGCCAAATTTGTCAAAACAATCAAAGCGAAAGATCGCGAACAGGTGCGCgaagaaatcaaaattatgaacGCATTAAGACATCCTAAACTTCTACTACTGGCTGCTGCTTATGAAAGTCCTCGCGAAACTATACTGATCACGGAATA tatTTCAGGTGGAGAACTATTCGAGAGGGTGGTCGCCGACGATTTTACTTTAACCGAGAGGGACAGTATTCTTTTTATGCGTCAAATTTGTCAGGGAGTCGAATATATGCACAAGAACAAAATTGTACATCTCGATTTAAAA CCCGAAAATATAATGTGCCGTACGCGTACTTCTCATCAGATTAAACTGATCGATTTTGGATTGGCACAGACTTTAAAATCCGATACACCGATCAGAGTGCTTTTTGGCACACCGGAATTTATTCCACCGGAAATCATAAGTTACGAGCCAATCGGCACCGAGTCCGACATGTGGAGCGTCGGTGTAATTTGTTATGTCCT ACTCACCGGTTTGTCGCCGTTCATGGGAGATAACGATGCCGAGACCTTCGCTAACATCACACGGGCAGATTATGATTTAGAAGACGAAGCTTTCGATGCCATATCGAATAACGCCAAGGATTTCATTAGCGGATTACTTATCAAACGAAAAGA ATTACGCATGTCAGCCACACAGTGTTTAGAACATCCTTGGATAGCGCAACACATTACGACAATGAGCAGAATAGTTTTGCCGACTGAAAAACTAAAGAAGTTTATTATACGAAGAAAATGGCAG TTGCCGATGAGAATACGAACGCAAGGATATTAA